The segment TAAGAAATATGCTACATCTTTCCATGAGCCACCTCGAACAATTTTACGTTTGTTTTTTCTATCCTCTACATTTGGATTCATTGTTGAAGCCATGTAATATGATGATAAATTGTATGCTGTATTTGTCCATTCAGAAACGTTTCCTGCCATATTATACAAACCATAATCGTTTGCATTAAAAGATTTTGCTTCCATTGTATACAGAGCTCCATCTGCCGAATAATTACCTCTTACAGGTTTAAAATTTGCTAAGAAACAACCCCTATCACTTGTTGTACCTCCAGTTCCCCAAGGGTATGTTGCAAATTCTAATCCTCCACGTGCAGCATATTCCCACTCCGCTTCTGTTGGTAATCTAAAATCTGGAACCGTAGTTGCATTTTTTCGTCCTCTTAAATAATCATTTTTCTTTTTAGTTCTCCAATTACAAAAAGCATTTGCTTGCCCCCAAGAAACTCCAACAACAGGATAATCTCCATAAGATTGATGAGAAAAATAATCTTGATGCATTGGATCATTATAAGAATAATTAAAATCTTTTACCCAAACCGTTGTATCTGGATAAATATTTAACATTTCTATTTTTACGAAATCTTTTCTATCTCCTCCCTCTCTTGCTGCATTATCTCTATCAAACCAAGAATATCTATATTTTAAAAACTTTGTATTAAAAGTTCTAATACCATCTACAGCTTCTTCTCTACTAATATATAAAGAATCCATTACCTCAACATAATCTACATCTGGATACTCTTCTTTTTCCCAAATCAAATCAGTTTCTCTATTTAAAGGTTTTATAGAATCGATACCAGCACCTAAACTGTAATAATTATCATACATATATTTTTGATATGGACTAGCTCCTGTAGTATCTGTTGCTGCAAAAGCATAATCATGAATTCCTCCAGAAAGAGGCACTCCATCTGGACCTGGATTTGCACCCATTGCTGCATATTCTGCTTGAAAACCAAGTCTAGTTCTTACAATTGAATCTCTTACCCAAAAAACAAATTCTTTATATTCATTATTGGTTACTTCAGTTTCATCCATATAATAAGGTCTAACTGTAACCGTTTTAGTTGGCGCATTCATCGTACCAATAATATCCTCATCTTGTTTACCCATTGTAAACGAACCTCCTGGTATTAAAGCTGTTCCAAATGGTTTTTCTGAAAACCATTTTTTCTTAGCCTTTACACCTACCAATTCTCCTCTATCATTAGAGCCACAACTGTAAAAAACTGTTATTAAAAGTGCATATATTACTGCTTTCTTCATATTCTAAAATATCTTTACTATAAAGTTCGTAAACCTATTATTTTTTTTGCTAAAAAACAATGTTAAGATTGCATTTTAACGTATTGTTTTTTAAAAATTTAAAAATTACATCAATTTTCTCATAGCCTTATACCATCTTTCAGGAATAATTTGCTTTGTTGCATCTATGTAATCTTTGTATGTACATGGTATTAACGCATGTCTTTTGTATTTATTATCCGATAATATTTTTATCTCAATCCACCACCTTCCAGTTTTATTACTTTTATAAAAAGTTAATGGATCATCATCTTCCAATAAAACTGTAAATTTTTGATAATTTTCCTTTGTTGTAAAGGGATAATCTTTTACCCTAAAATTCACTCCCTCAATAAAATACCAAATCATTTGAGCAATTAAATGTGCTGTTTGATTGTTAGTATCATGCTTAGAATTGAATTCATAAATTCCGAATGAAGATACTTTATCACTAATTCCTGCATATCTTGAAATAGCACAAATTTCTTCACCATAAAAACCATTTGGAGAAGCATTATTATTAGCAGGTGCTTCACTTTGCCTTACAGAACCAATATCTATTGATACAATATCTGCATTTCTAAAAGCGGGTTCAATATTTTCTAAAACTTTAGCTTCCCCAAGTCTATATGCGTCAAAAAACAAATTATCTAATAATTGAATTTCTTCCTGTGAATTAAAATAAGTTTGATACCCAACATTGCAATAATTAAACAGGTTATTTGGTTCTTGCATTATTACTTTGCTTAAATAAGACTGAGAAGTTAAATCATCTTCTAAATTACCCAAATCAAAACGACTGTCTACTGCTGTAATATTTACTGTTTGCTCAAGAGAGTCATACGCTCTGTAATTAACGTATGTAATATCTTGTCCTCCACCAATAATTACAGGAATAATATTTTTTTTTAGTAAATAAGTAATGATTTCTGAAACTGCAAAATAAGTATCTGTAACGGAATTCCCTTTTAAAACATTTCCTAAATCGGCAATATTTGTGTGCCAATTTCCTGGAAATAATTGATATAACTTTCTACGGATTAAATGCAAATCCTCTCCACATCCAAAATTATCTTGAGAATTCCTGTCTTCTTGAACTCCAAAAATAGCAATCTTAACATTCTCTAAATCAGGAAAACCTTCCTCTAAGGTATGAATGCTAGTTTTATTACCCAATGACAATGGTGACTGCAACACTAAATGTGCCACAATCGATTCTTCTATAGGGCTTAAAAAATCTTGGATCATGAATTTTTTTAATAGGCGACCAATATACTAAATCCTTATTTCTTTTTTGCGGTTTTTTTAGCAGGAGTTTTTTTCTTAGCTACTTTTCTCTTTGGCGTTTTAGCTTCAATCATTTTAACAGCCTCTTCTTTAGATAGTTTCTCTATTTCTGTTGTTTTAGGTAGTTCTATTTTAATTTTACCTTTTATAACATTAAACCTTCCCCATCTTGCTTTTTCTACACGAATAGCAACATCTTCCCAGTTATGAATAACTTTATCTATTTCTTTCTGTTTTTTAATTTCAATTAACTCAATAATATCATCATCAGAAAGAGTATCAAAATCATACTTTTTACTTACGTTGATAAAGATATTATTCCACTTTATAAATGGCCCAAAACGTCCAACTCCTTTTTGAACAGGCAATTCTTCATAATGATAAATTGGAGCATCTGCTTTTTGTTTTGCAACAATTAACTCTTCAGCTCTTGGCAAATCAACCTCCATAGGGTTTTCACCTTTATCTAAAGAGACAAACATGGTTCCAAATCTGATATAAGGTCCAAACCTACCATTAGAAACAATTACTTCTTCACCTTCATAAGTTCCTAGAGTTTTTGGTAATAAGAACAACTCTAATGCTTCTTCCATGGTTATGGTTCCCAGGTTTTGGGCTGTATTTAGACTTGCAAATACTTTTTCTTCATCTTCTGGTGCTCCAATCTGAGCAATAGGTCCAAATTTACCTAAACGAACTAAAACAGTTTTTCCAGACTCTGGGTGTTTTCCTAAAATACGTTCTCCACTTTCTCTCTCAGCATTTTCCTTTACATCTTCTACAGTAACATGAAAGTTATTGTAAAATTCTTTAATCATAGAAATCCAATCTTCTGTACCTTCAGAAATATTATCAAAAGATGATTCTACTTTTGCAGTAAATCCAAAATCTAAAATATTAGAGAAGTTTGCTACTAAGAAATCGTTTACAATATTCCCAATATCCGTTGGAACTAATTTATTTTTATCAGAACCTGTTTTTTCTGTCAATGATTGACTTTTTACAGTTCCATTTGATAAAATAATTTGCTCATAACTTCTTTCTACTCCTTCATTTATACCTTTCTCTACATAACCTCTTCGTTGAACAGTAGAAATTGTTGGTGCATACGTAGATGGACGTCCAATACCTAATTCTTCTAATTGCTTAACCAAAGAAGCTTCTGTAAAACGATAAGGTGGACTTGTAAAACGTTGTGTTGCATTCATAAAAGTGTACTCTAATTTCTCAGAAACCTTTAAATTTGGCAACATCCCTGCTTGCTCTTCATCTTCATTATCATTTCCTTCTAAATACACTTTTAGGAAACCATCAAATTTTATCATTTCACCATTTGCAGTGAATATTTTTGAGTTTTCAGAATTTTCTATTTTCACATTTGTTCTTTCCAATTGAGCATCACTCATTTGAGAAGCCACTGTTCTTTTCCAAATTAAATCATACAATCTTGTTTGATCATATTCTACATCTATAGAATGCATTTTCATGTTTGTAGGACGAATTGCCTCATGCGCTTCTTGAGCTCCTTTAGACTTCGTTTTAAAAACACGCTGTTTACTATATTCTGCTCCGTAATAATTTGTAATTTCTTCTTCGGCAGCATTTCTTGCATCAACAGAAAGATTTAAACTATCTGTTCTCATATAAGTAATTAAACCGGCCTCATATAAACGTTGTGCAACTTGCATTGTTTTACCTACCGGAAAACCTAATTTCCGAGATGCTTCTTGTTGTAAGGTTGAAGTTGTAAATGGTGCTGCTGGTGATTTTTTTGCTGGTTTTTTTGTTAAATCCGCAATAGAAAAATCAGCATTTGAACAAGATTTTAAGAAATCTTCTGCTGCTTTTTTACTATCAAAATTCTTTGGAATAATTGCTTTAAAAGTTTTTCCTTCAAGGTTTGAAAATTCTGCAACTACTTTATAATGTGTTTCTGATTTAAAATTTAAGATACTACGTTCTTTTTCTACAATTAAACGTACTGCAACAGATTGTACTCTTCCTGCAGACAAACCTCCTTTAACTTTGCGCCATAAAACTGGCGATAACTCATAACCCACTAACCTATCTAGAACTCTACGCGCTTGTTGCGCATTTACCATATTATAATCAATATCTCTAGGATTATCAACTGCTTTTAAGATAGCGTTCTTTGTAATTTCATGAAAAACAATACGCTTTGTATTATCATCCGTTAAATTTAATTGCTCTTTTAAATGCCAAGCAATTGCTTCTCCTTCTCGATCCTCATCACTTGCTAACCAAACAGTCTCTGCTTTTTTAGCTAAGCTTTTCAGTTTTTTTACAACTGCTTTTTTATCGTCTGAAACAATATATTTTGGGCTAAAGTCTCCTTCAACATCTATTCCTAATTCTTTTGATGGTAAATCTGCTATATGACCAAAACTAGATTCTACTTGAAAATCTTTTCCAAGAAACTTCTCTATTGTTTTTGCTTTTGCTGGTGACTCTACAATTACTAAATTCTTTGCCATTTATCTTTCTTTTGTCGTAACTAACACAATTATGGTATGTGTTTTTGGATTGCAAAAGTATGTAGTTTTTTTTTAAAAAAAATTATTTGATTGATTTTCCCACTATATTTAACACAATAACAACAGTATTTTTTCTGCCAATTTGTCACAAGAGTTACTTTTTGGTTGTATATTTGCCTCCTATCTGAATGAAAATTGACACATGGAATCCGTAGAGAAAATTATAGAAGAAAAAATACAAGGTAAAGCACTAGTAACAGCAAATAAAAAAGAAAACACTAAGAAATTATTCATAGAAAGCTATGGCTGTCAAATGAATATGAATGATAGTGAGATTGTTGCTGCTATTTTAGATAAAGAAGGATATAACACTACTCAAATTTTAGAAGAAGCAGATTTAGTGCTAGTAAACACCTGTTCTATTAGAGAAAAAGCAGAAACTACAATTAGAAGACGTTTACAGAAATACAATGCTGTAAAAAAAGTAAATAAAAAAATGAAAGTAGGCGTTTTGGGCTGTATGGCTGAACGTTTAAAAGAGAAGTTTTTAGAAGAAGAAAAAATTGTAGATTTAGTTGTTGGGCCAGATGCATATAGAGATTTACCTAACTTATTACAAGAAGTTAGTGAAGGAAGAGATGCTGTAAATGTAATTTTATCTAAAGATGAAACCTATGGAGATGTTGCTCCTGTGCGTTTAAATTCTAATGGAGTTTCTGCATTTGTTTCAATTACAAGAGGTTGTGACAACATGTGTACTTTCTGTGTAGTTCCATTTACAAGAGGACGCGAGAGAAGTCGAGATCCAAAGAGTATTTTAGAAGAAATTCAATCTATGGTTGATCAAAATTTCAAAGAAATTACTTTACTTGGTCAAAATGTAGATAGTTATTTATGGTTTGGTGGCGGATTGAAAAAAGATTTCAAAAAAGCGACTGAAATGGCTCAAGCAACTGCAACAGATTTTGCTCAATTGTTAGATATGTGCGCTACAGAATTTCCAAAAACACGTTTTCGTTTTTCAACTTCTAATCCTCAAGACATGAGTTTAGATGTAATTCATACAATGGCAAAACATAAAAACATTTGTAAATACCTTCACTTACCTGTTCAAAGTGGAAGTAACGCAATGTTAAAAGCAATGAATCGTCAGCATACAAGAGAAGAATATAAAGAATTGGTTGATAATATTTTTAGAATCGTTCCAGAAATGTCTTTATCTCAAGATATGATTGTTGGTTTCTGTGGAGAAACAGAACAAGATCATCAAGACACTTTAGAGTTAATGGAATATGTAAAATATGATTTCGGATTTATGTTTGCGTATTCTGAAAGACCAGGAACTTTAGCTGCAAAAAAGCTTGAAGATGACATTCCTTTTGATGTAAAAAAACGAAGATTACAAACAGTAATAGACTTGCAACAAAAGCATGCTTTATATAGAACTCAGCAACATTTAGGGAAAACTGAAGAATTTTTAATTGAAGGTACCTCTAAGAAAGACCCCAATAAATGGAAAGGAAGAAACACACAAAATACAGTAGCTGTTTTTGATAAAGGAGCATATAAATTAGGTGATTTTGTATTGGTAAAAGTAGAAGATTGTACTTCTGCAACCTTAAAAGGAATTGCTTTAGGATATTCTGATAATAATTAAAAGCCATCCTTAATTTTTAACAAAGGGAAGGAAACTGTTGCGAAAAGAAAAAAATAAAATATAGTTAATAACACAAGAGTGTTTTCCCTAATGGGGAAATTAAAGGGGACTTATGGAAAACTTACAAGCTATAAAACAACGTTTTGGAATCATTGGTAACGATGTACATCTTGATAGAGCTTTAGAAAAAGCGGTAAGAGTTGCGCCAACAGACATTTCTGTATTAGTTACTGGAGAAAGCGGTGTTGGAAAAGAAAATATTCCCAAAATAATTCATTCATTATCACACAGAAAACATGCAAAATATATTGCTGTAAACTGTGGTGCTATTCCAGAAGGAACAATTGATAGTGAATTATTTGGACATGAGAAAGGCTCATTTACAGGTGCAATACAAGACAGAAAAGGGTATTTTGAAGTTACAGACGGAGGAACTATCTTTTTAGATGAAGTTGGTGAACTTCCCTTAACAACACAAGTACGTTTATTACGTGTTTTAGAAAATGGCGAATTTATAAAAGTGGGTTCTTCAAAAACTCAAAAAACTGATGTTAGAATTGTTGCTGCTACAAATATTAATATGCAAGCTGCAATTCAAAAAGAACGGTTTAGAGAAGATTTATATTATAGGTTAAGCACTGTAGAAATTGATTTACCTCCTTTAAGAGACCGTAATGAAGACATACATTTATTGTTTCGAAAATTTGCTTCAGATTTTGCACAGAAATACAGAATGCCTTCTATTCGTTTAGATGAAAATGCAATATCTGCTTTGTTAAATTACCGTTTTCCAGGAAATATTCGTCAATTAAAAAACCTAGCAGAACAAATTTCTGTAATAGAAGAAACTAGAATTATTACGGGACCTAAGTTAAAACAGTATTTACCTAATAATAAAGGTAATTTTCCTGCAGTAATTGGTGGTAAAAAGGAAAATGATTTTTCTACAGAAAGAGATATCATGTACAAAATATTGTTTGATATGCGTAATGATATCAACGATTTAAAAAAGTTGACATTAGATTTAATGAAGAGTGGAAATGTTGAAGAAGTTCAAGAAGAAAACCATCAATTAATAGAAAAAATATACAAAGATCAAGAAGAAAAAGGGCATAATTTTGAAGTTTTAAATATTCCTCAGAACACTTCCAAAGAAAAAGAGTATGATTTTATTGAGACTATAGAAGAAGATGAATCTTTATCCTTACAAGAAAAGGAAATTGAAATGATTAGAAGGTCATTAGAAAAAAACAACAATAAACGTAAGTTAGCGGCAAAAGAATTGGGGATTTCTGAAAGAACTTTGTACAGAAAAATTAAACAATACGATTTGTAAAAATTGTAACGAGAATATTTTTAAAATTATGAAAAAACTATTATTTATAGCCTTCTTATCTATCAGTTCTATACTAATAATTTCTTGTGGAGCTTATTCTTTTACAGGAGGAAATACTGGTGATGCAAAAACATTACAGGTAGATTATTTTCAAAACCAAGCCTCTTTGATTGAGCCAAGTTTAAGTCAGACTTTTACGCAAAACCTACAAGACCTATTTACACGTCAAACAAATTTAACATTAGTAAATTCTAATGGAGATTTATATTTTAGCGGAGAAATAACTAGATACAGAATTACACCAATGAGTGCAACTGCAGATCAAACAGCAGCACAAAACAGGTTAACAATAACTGTAAATGTTAGATTTGTAAATAAGCTAAATGAAAAAGATGATTTTGAAAAAGAATTTTCTTTTTATTCAGATTTTGCCGCAAATGCGCAACTTTCTGGATCTGTTTTAGAAAATGCTTTTGATGAAATTCTAGAACGAATTACACAAGATATTTTTAATGCATCTGTTGCAAAATGGTAATTATTTAGATTGATAAATTATTAGAAAAACACAATTTGAAAACTTCAATATTTATAAATTTATTAGAAAAAAAACAACAAATTCAGCAATTAGAAACTGCTGAATTAAAATCTGTAGTAGAAGAATTTCCTTATTTTCAATCTGCAAGAGCACTCTATTTAAAAGGTTTAAGAAACCAAAATAGTTTTAAATATAATAATGAATTAAAAGTTACAGCAGCCTATACTTCAGACAGAACTGTTTTATTTAATTTCATTACAGCGAAAGACTTTAATTCTAAAAAAGAAGATATTCACAAACAGATTTTAGAAAAAATATCTAAAAAAGTTGTAAAAGAAAATACTCTTGAAATAACTGAAGACGT is part of the Polaribacter sp. SA4-10 genome and harbors:
- the topA gene encoding type I DNA topoisomerase, encoding MAKNLVIVESPAKAKTIEKFLGKDFQVESSFGHIADLPSKELGIDVEGDFSPKYIVSDDKKAVVKKLKSLAKKAETVWLASDEDREGEAIAWHLKEQLNLTDDNTKRIVFHEITKNAILKAVDNPRDIDYNMVNAQQARRVLDRLVGYELSPVLWRKVKGGLSAGRVQSVAVRLIVEKERSILNFKSETHYKVVAEFSNLEGKTFKAIIPKNFDSKKAAEDFLKSCSNADFSIADLTKKPAKKSPAAPFTTSTLQQEASRKLGFPVGKTMQVAQRLYEAGLITYMRTDSLNLSVDARNAAEEEITNYYGAEYSKQRVFKTKSKGAQEAHEAIRPTNMKMHSIDVEYDQTRLYDLIWKRTVASQMSDAQLERTNVKIENSENSKIFTANGEMIKFDGFLKVYLEGNDNEDEEQAGMLPNLKVSEKLEYTFMNATQRFTSPPYRFTEASLVKQLEELGIGRPSTYAPTISTVQRRGYVEKGINEGVERSYEQIILSNGTVKSQSLTEKTGSDKNKLVPTDIGNIVNDFLVANFSNILDFGFTAKVESSFDNISEGTEDWISMIKEFYNNFHVTVEDVKENAERESGERILGKHPESGKTVLVRLGKFGPIAQIGAPEDEEKVFASLNTAQNLGTITMEEALELFLLPKTLGTYEGEEVIVSNGRFGPYIRFGTMFVSLDKGENPMEVDLPRAEELIVAKQKADAPIYHYEELPVQKGVGRFGPFIKWNNIFINVSKKYDFDTLSDDDIIELIEIKKQKEIDKVIHNWEDVAIRVEKARWGRFNVIKGKIKIELPKTTEIEKLSKEEAVKMIEAKTPKRKVAKKKTPAKKTAKKK
- the gldK gene encoding gliding motility lipoprotein GldK; the protein is MKKAVIYALLITVFYSCGSNDRGELVGVKAKKKWFSEKPFGTALIPGGSFTMGKQDEDIIGTMNAPTKTVTVRPYYMDETEVTNNEYKEFVFWVRDSIVRTRLGFQAEYAAMGANPGPDGVPLSGGIHDYAFAATDTTGASPYQKYMYDNYYSLGAGIDSIKPLNRETDLIWEKEEYPDVDYVEVMDSLYISREEAVDGIRTFNTKFLKYRYSWFDRDNAAREGGDRKDFVKIEMLNIYPDTTVWVKDFNYSYNDPMHQDYFSHQSYGDYPVVGVSWGQANAFCNWRTKKKNDYLRGRKNATTVPDFRLPTEAEWEYAARGGLEFATYPWGTGGTTSDRGCFLANFKPVRGNYSADGALYTMEAKSFNANDYGLYNMAGNVSEWTNTAYNLSSYYMASTMNPNVEDRKNKRKIVRGGSWKDVAYFLEVGSRDYEYADTARSYIGFRTVQNYIGTTNN
- a CDS encoding LptE family protein, which translates into the protein MKKLLFIAFLSISSILIISCGAYSFTGGNTGDAKTLQVDYFQNQASLIEPSLSQTFTQNLQDLFTRQTNLTLVNSNGDLYFSGEITRYRITPMSATADQTAAQNRLTITVNVRFVNKLNEKDDFEKEFSFYSDFAANAQLSGSVLENAFDEILERITQDIFNASVAKW
- a CDS encoding sigma 54-interacting transcriptional regulator; translated protein: MENLQAIKQRFGIIGNDVHLDRALEKAVRVAPTDISVLVTGESGVGKENIPKIIHSLSHRKHAKYIAVNCGAIPEGTIDSELFGHEKGSFTGAIQDRKGYFEVTDGGTIFLDEVGELPLTTQVRLLRVLENGEFIKVGSSKTQKTDVRIVAATNINMQAAIQKERFREDLYYRLSTVEIDLPPLRDRNEDIHLLFRKFASDFAQKYRMPSIRLDENAISALLNYRFPGNIRQLKNLAEQISVIEETRIITGPKLKQYLPNNKGNFPAVIGGKKENDFSTERDIMYKILFDMRNDINDLKKLTLDLMKSGNVEEVQEENHQLIEKIYKDQEEKGHNFEVLNIPQNTSKEKEYDFIETIEEDESLSLQEKEIEMIRRSLEKNNNKRKLAAKELGISERTLYRKIKQYDL
- a CDS encoding formimidoylglutamase → MIQDFLSPIEESIVAHLVLQSPLSLGNKTSIHTLEEGFPDLENVKIAIFGVQEDRNSQDNFGCGEDLHLIRRKLYQLFPGNWHTNIADLGNVLKGNSVTDTYFAVSEIITYLLKKNIIPVIIGGGQDITYVNYRAYDSLEQTVNITAVDSRFDLGNLEDDLTSQSYLSKVIMQEPNNLFNYCNVGYQTYFNSQEEIQLLDNLFFDAYRLGEAKVLENIEPAFRNADIVSIDIGSVRQSEAPANNNASPNGFYGEEICAISRYAGISDKVSSFGIYEFNSKHDTNNQTAHLIAQMIWYFIEGVNFRVKDYPFTTKENYQKFTVLLEDDDPLTFYKSNKTGRWWIEIKILSDNKYKRHALIPCTYKDYIDATKQIIPERWYKAMRKLM
- the miaB gene encoding tRNA (N6-isopentenyl adenosine(37)-C2)-methylthiotransferase MiaB; translation: MESVEKIIEEKIQGKALVTANKKENTKKLFIESYGCQMNMNDSEIVAAILDKEGYNTTQILEEADLVLVNTCSIREKAETTIRRRLQKYNAVKKVNKKMKVGVLGCMAERLKEKFLEEEKIVDLVVGPDAYRDLPNLLQEVSEGRDAVNVILSKDETYGDVAPVRLNSNGVSAFVSITRGCDNMCTFCVVPFTRGRERSRDPKSILEEIQSMVDQNFKEITLLGQNVDSYLWFGGGLKKDFKKATEMAQATATDFAQLLDMCATEFPKTRFRFSTSNPQDMSLDVIHTMAKHKNICKYLHLPVQSGSNAMLKAMNRQHTREEYKELVDNIFRIVPEMSLSQDMIVGFCGETEQDHQDTLELMEYVKYDFGFMFAYSERPGTLAAKKLEDDIPFDVKKRRLQTVIDLQQKHALYRTQQHLGKTEEFLIEGTSKKDPNKWKGRNTQNTVAVFDKGAYKLGDFVLVKVEDCTSATLKGIALGYSDNN